A genomic region of Exiguobacterium oxidotolerans JCM 12280 contains the following coding sequences:
- a CDS encoding PLP-dependent cysteine synthase family protein, with product MIAKSVRDLVGNTPLYEITSFDLPAGTRILAKLEWMNPGGSVKDRLGIQLVDAAIEQGYVTPGGTIIEPTAGNTGIGLALAAKKYDLQVICVVPEKFSQEKQTLMRALGATVVNTPTELDMQGAIDKAKELGQTIPNSYVPLQFENEENSVTYQRTLGPELVAELGHIDWFVAGCGSGGTFAGTTAFLKERFGTKGAIVEPEGSVLNGGPAGPHKTEGIGTAKWPSLVSHDLVDEIHTISDSDAFTKVHELAAREGLLVGSSAGAALASALDIAQRHPGSTIVTVFADSAERYLSQQIFEKVDETHA from the coding sequence ATGATCGCGAAGTCAGTCCGCGACCTCGTCGGAAATACGCCACTGTACGAGATTACTTCATTCGATTTGCCTGCTGGTACGCGGATTTTGGCGAAGCTCGAATGGATGAACCCTGGGGGCAGCGTCAAAGACCGCCTCGGTATCCAACTCGTTGATGCCGCAATCGAACAAGGGTACGTGACACCAGGCGGAACGATCATCGAACCGACTGCCGGCAACACCGGCATCGGTTTGGCGCTCGCCGCTAAAAAATATGACTTACAGGTCATTTGTGTCGTCCCGGAAAAGTTCAGTCAAGAGAAACAGACGTTGATGCGGGCACTCGGCGCGACTGTCGTCAACACGCCGACTGAACTCGATATGCAGGGCGCAATCGATAAGGCGAAAGAACTCGGACAAACGATACCGAACAGTTATGTGCCACTGCAATTCGAAAACGAAGAAAATTCGGTCACCTATCAGCGGACACTTGGTCCGGAGCTTGTGGCGGAACTCGGTCACATCGACTGGTTCGTCGCCGGATGCGGATCAGGTGGGACGTTTGCCGGAACGACGGCGTTCTTAAAAGAACGTTTCGGGACAAAAGGTGCAATCGTCGAACCGGAAGGCTCTGTCCTCAACGGAGGGCCAGCCGGACCGCATAAAACAGAAGGAATCGGGACAGCCAAGTGGCCAAGTCTCGTTTCGCACGACCTAGTCGATGAAATTCATACGATTTCTGATTCGGATGCTTTTACGAAGGTCCATGAACTGGCGGCACGTGAAGGGTTACTCGTCGGCAGTTCAGCAGGAGCTGCACTCGCCTCGGCGCTCGATATCGCACAGCGCCATCCTGGAAGTACGATTGTCACCGTCTTCGCAGACAGTGCAGAACGGTATTTGAGCCAACAAATCTTTGAAAAGGTGGACGAGACACATGCGTAA
- a CDS encoding S-ribosylhomocysteine lyase produces MTIKKMNVESFNLDHTKVKAPYIRVAGYKDGKVDQVVKYDIRFTQPNVEQMPMRAMHTLEHLLAENIRNYSDDVIDVSPMGCQTGFYMAMMNFDSVEKMSELVEKTLNDVLAAEVIPAQNETQCGFASAHDLKGAKHYAEKMLAGRDEWDIVFG; encoded by the coding sequence ATGACAATCAAAAAAATGAACGTAGAAAGCTTTAACTTGGACCATACGAAAGTCAAAGCGCCATATATTCGTGTAGCAGGCTATAAAGACGGTAAAGTCGACCAAGTCGTCAAATATGATATTCGTTTCACACAACCGAACGTCGAGCAAATGCCGATGCGTGCGATGCACACACTTGAACATTTACTCGCTGAAAACATCCGCAACTATTCGGACGACGTCATCGATGTTTCGCCAATGGGCTGCCAGACTGGTTTCTACATGGCGATGATGAACTTTGACTCAGTCGAAAAAATGAGTGAACTCGTCGAGAAGACACTGAACGACGTCTTAGCGGCTGAAGTGATTCCGGCACAAAACGAAACACAATGTGGATTTGCGAGCGCACACGACCTTAAAGGAGCGAAGCACTATGCCGAGAAAATGCTTGCCGGTCGCGACGAATGGGACATCGTCTTCGGATGA
- a CDS encoding class I SAM-dependent methyltransferase codes for MTVRFMDVFTEWASSYDDTVTGQDPEYKEVFRRYDDILETVAEKAMSPVAEFGAGTGNLTQRLLARHEHVLAIEPSPEMRDILIHKIPALAVQDGHFLSFEAAEAKSFVSTYAFHHLTDEEKGQAVDLMAAILPEDGKIVYADTMFVSETARLETIAEAKTQGFDNLAEDLEREFYPLIPVMEQIFTSRGFDVTFTQYNHFVWLVEAEKMGE; via the coding sequence ATGACAGTACGTTTCATGGATGTATTTACAGAGTGGGCGTCATCTTACGACGACACAGTAACGGGGCAAGATCCGGAGTACAAAGAAGTCTTTCGCCGTTATGACGACATATTAGAGACGGTCGCCGAAAAAGCGATGTCACCCGTTGCCGAATTTGGCGCAGGGACAGGCAACTTGACGCAACGTTTGCTTGCGCGTCATGAGCACGTACTTGCGATTGAACCAAGTCCGGAAATGCGCGACATCTTAATCCATAAAATTCCGGCGCTGGCTGTTCAAGATGGTCATTTCTTATCGTTTGAAGCAGCAGAGGCAAAAAGTTTTGTCTCGACTTATGCGTTTCATCATTTGACGGATGAAGAAAAAGGACAGGCCGTCGATTTGATGGCAGCGATTTTACCGGAAGACGGAAAAATCGTCTATGCCGATACGATGTTTGTTTCTGAGACAGCACGTCTAGAAACGATTGCAGAAGCAAAAACTCAAGGGTTTGACAACCTTGCAGAAGATTTAGAACGCGAATTTTATCCACTGATTCCAGTGATGGAACAGATTTTTACGTCACGCGGATTTGACGTGACATTCACACAATACAATCACTTCGTCTGGCTCGTAGAAGCCGAGAAAATGGGGGAATAA
- a CDS encoding thioredoxin family protein, translated as MKEVTEVPANGLLYVYAPMCGTCAIASRMLDIVEATKDEEWIQKANGNFIPEFLEQAQVMSVPALLKVKDHQVVERLYAFQNVQNVFAFCAE; from the coding sequence ATGAAGGAAGTAACAGAAGTACCAGCAAACGGGTTGTTGTATGTCTATGCACCGATGTGCGGTACATGTGCCATCGCCAGTCGAATGCTCGACATCGTCGAAGCGACGAAAGACGAGGAATGGATCCAAAAAGCAAACGGAAATTTCATTCCTGAATTTTTAGAGCAGGCGCAGGTCATGAGTGTACCGGCATTACTGAAAGTAAAGGATCATCAAGTCGTAGAGCGATTATATGCGTTCCAAAACGTCCAAAACGTCTTTGCATTTTGTGCAGAATAA
- the gcvH gene encoding glycine cleavage system protein GcvH, whose protein sequence is MSQVKDNLRYSEEHEWVEVTGNKARIGITDFAQHELGDIVFVELPEVGDTISINEPFGSVESVKTVSELYAPISGKVVAINESLSDSPELVNESPFEGAWMVDIELEDESQVEALMDAAAYKSMINE, encoded by the coding sequence ATGAGTCAAGTCAAAGACAATCTACGGTATTCGGAAGAGCATGAATGGGTCGAAGTAACAGGCAACAAAGCACGAATCGGAATCACGGATTTCGCACAGCACGAACTCGGTGATATCGTGTTCGTTGAGCTTCCAGAAGTCGGAGATACGATCTCAATCAACGAGCCGTTCGGTTCGGTTGAATCGGTCAAGACGGTTTCAGAGTTGTACGCACCGATTTCAGGGAAAGTCGTTGCAATCAATGAATCACTCTCAGATTCCCCAGAACTCGTTAACGAATCACCATTTGAAGGTGCATGGATGGTTGATATCGAGCTAGAAGATGAGTCACAAGTTGAAGCATTGATGGATGCTGCGGCATACAAATCAATGATTAACGAGTAA
- a CDS encoding arsenate reductase family protein, which produces MVTMYGYPKCSTCVKAKKALENNGVEVDNKHIVDETPSAATIRELHQKSGEPLKKFFNTSGQSYRAAGLKDRLPDLSEEEQYALLASDGMLLKRPIVTDGTDVTLGFKEEMYQGKWY; this is translated from the coding sequence ATGGTAACGATGTATGGCTATCCAAAATGCAGTACATGTGTCAAAGCGAAGAAGGCGCTTGAAAACAACGGCGTCGAAGTCGATAACAAACACATCGTCGACGAGACACCAAGTGCCGCGACGATTCGCGAACTCCATCAAAAAAGTGGCGAACCGTTGAAAAAATTCTTTAACACGAGTGGTCAATCCTATCGTGCGGCTGGTCTGAAAGATCGTTTACCCGACTTGTCGGAAGAAGAGCAGTATGCGCTGCTCGCGAGTGACGGGATGCTGTTGAAACGTCCAATCGTCACGGACGGGACAGATGTGACACTTGGATTTAAAGAAGAGATGTATCAAGGAAAATGGTATTAA
- a CDS encoding DinB family protein, with amino-acid sequence MREDVKELQFAVDYYKSLERLSDEEWQSPLAIDKWTVQECVGHLFLWDRYYLDHAVAKLPDDRLTLVETDFDEFNRLAVEYTHHVDALTLLKKAIAVRSELVTQLGRLTDAQYEQTYEGRFCPREFVASFIAHDHHHQDQIDAALARLKEH; translated from the coding sequence ATGCGTGAAGATGTAAAAGAACTTCAGTTTGCAGTCGACTACTACAAATCGCTCGAGCGTTTATCGGATGAAGAGTGGCAGTCGCCGCTCGCGATCGATAAATGGACGGTACAGGAGTGTGTCGGCCATTTGTTCTTATGGGACCGGTATTACCTCGATCATGCTGTCGCGAAGCTCCCTGACGATCGACTGACGTTAGTTGAGACGGACTTTGATGAGTTCAACCGGTTAGCGGTCGAGTATACGCATCATGTCGACGCATTGACGTTACTGAAAAAAGCAATCGCGGTTCGAAGCGAACTCGTGACGCAACTCGGACGGTTGACGGACGCGCAGTATGAACAGACGTATGAAGGGCGCTTTTGTCCCCGTGAGTTCGTCGCGTCGTTCATCGCCCACGATCACCATCATCAAGATCAAATTGATGCGGCACTCGCGCGCTTGAAGGAACACTGA
- a CDS encoding acyl-CoA dehydrogenase family protein gives MSQTTNELIKGGSFVLDELKAERLFTPEDFSEEHKMVGDMTAKFVEDRVVPVLDRIEKHEFELSVGLLREAGELGLLGADVPEEYGGYQMDKISSSIITEKFARGRSFALSYGAHVGIGSLPIVFFGNEEQKQKYLPKLSSGEWIASYALTEPGSGSDALGAKTTAVLNEAGTHYILNGEKQWITNAGFASLFVVYAKIDGDKFTAFLVEGEYPGVSTGLEEQKMGIKGSSTRTLILEDAEVPVENVLGEIGRGHVIAFNILNVGRYKLAVGAVGSSKRAIDLAVQYANERKQFKTPISSFPLIQEKLATMSAQTYAMESSVYRTGGLFQDSLDQLSEEESKDGKRVADSIAEYAIECSMNKVFASETFDYVIDEAVQIHGGYGFMAEYEVENMYRDSRINRIFEGTNEINRLLVPGTLLKKAMKGELPLLAEAQRLQQEVMSFMPTEVGTEPLDRERHLLAMMKKIFLLTAGTAVQKYQDKLQGEQEILANTADIMSAIYALESAIVRTEKAIASKGVEKSELKIRYTEVFAQQAFEGVERDAKETLYAAASGDELRMLLSALKKFSRYQPINSIGTKRAIAKRLIEANKYLV, from the coding sequence ATGAGCCAAACGACAAACGAATTGATTAAAGGTGGAAGTTTTGTACTGGATGAATTAAAAGCAGAGCGTCTCTTTACACCGGAGGATTTTTCAGAAGAACATAAAATGGTTGGTGACATGACGGCGAAATTCGTCGAAGATCGTGTCGTTCCCGTGCTTGACCGGATCGAAAAACATGAGTTCGAACTTTCAGTCGGTCTCTTGCGTGAAGCAGGCGAGCTCGGTCTTCTCGGGGCAGACGTTCCGGAAGAATACGGCGGCTACCAAATGGATAAAATCTCGTCTTCAATCATCACAGAAAAATTCGCACGTGGTCGTTCATTCGCCCTCAGCTACGGCGCACACGTCGGAATCGGTTCACTCCCAATCGTCTTCTTCGGAAACGAAGAGCAAAAACAAAAGTACTTGCCGAAACTCTCGTCAGGTGAATGGATCGCGTCATATGCGTTGACAGAACCGGGCTCGGGGTCAGATGCACTCGGCGCGAAGACGACAGCTGTCTTGAACGAAGCCGGGACACACTATATCTTGAACGGTGAAAAACAATGGATCACGAACGCCGGTTTCGCCAGTCTGTTCGTCGTCTATGCGAAAATCGATGGCGATAAATTCACGGCCTTCCTCGTCGAGGGTGAGTACCCAGGCGTCTCGACAGGTCTTGAGGAACAAAAAATGGGCATCAAAGGATCATCGACACGGACCTTGATTTTAGAAGATGCGGAAGTACCGGTCGAAAACGTCCTCGGTGAAATCGGCCGCGGGCACGTCATCGCCTTCAACATCTTGAACGTCGGACGTTACAAACTCGCTGTCGGTGCTGTCGGTTCATCAAAACGCGCGATCGATCTCGCCGTTCAGTATGCGAACGAACGGAAACAATTCAAAACACCGATCAGCTCATTCCCATTGATCCAAGAGAAACTGGCGACGATGTCAGCCCAAACGTATGCGATGGAAAGCTCGGTTTACCGGACAGGCGGTCTCTTCCAAGATAGTCTCGATCAGCTGTCGGAAGAAGAAAGCAAAGACGGCAAACGCGTTGCTGATTCGATTGCCGAGTACGCGATTGAATGTTCGATGAACAAAGTTTTTGCGTCTGAGACATTCGATTATGTCATCGATGAAGCGGTGCAAATCCACGGCGGGTACGGTTTCATGGCGGAATATGAAGTCGAAAACATGTACCGTGATTCACGGATCAACCGGATCTTCGAAGGAACAAACGAAATCAACCGTCTGCTTGTACCAGGTACACTCTTGAAGAAAGCGATGAAAGGCGAGTTACCACTCTTAGCGGAAGCGCAACGCCTCCAACAAGAAGTCATGAGCTTCATGCCGACAGAAGTCGGAACAGAGCCACTTGACCGGGAACGTCACTTGCTCGCGATGATGAAAAAAATCTTCTTATTGACGGCTGGAACAGCTGTTCAGAAATATCAAGATAAGTTACAAGGCGAACAGGAAATTCTCGCGAACACGGCCGATATCATGAGTGCAATCTATGCGCTCGAGTCAGCCATCGTCCGGACGGAAAAAGCGATCGCTTCGAAAGGTGTCGAGAAGAGCGAACTCAAAATCCGTTATACAGAAGTCTTCGCCCAACAGGCATTCGAAGGCGTCGAACGTGACGCGAAAGAAACACTCTACGCAGCAGCAAGTGGAGACGAGTTACGGATGTTACTGTCGGCACTGAAGAAATTCAGCCGTTACCAACCAATCAACTCGATCGGCACGAAACGTGCGATTGCGAAACGTTTGATTGAAGCTAACAAATATCTCGTCTAA
- a CDS encoding acetyl-CoA C-acetyltransferase — protein sequence MKEAVIVAGARTPVGKAKKGSFKAMRSDELAGIAIKETLKRSKYEGTIDDVILGCALPEAEQGMNIARYASVLGGLSHEVPAITINRYCSSGLQSIADASMKIMTGQATAVIAGGLESMSQIPMPGHVVRPNPSIVESEPEYYMSMGHTAEQVAATYHVSREDQDAFALKSHQKAAAAIAAGKFTDEIVPVTVTEYVVNDDMKVEEKSWVVQHDEGVRADSSKEGLAKLRPVFRLGGSVTAGNSSQTSDGAAAVLVMEREEAERQGLPILGKFKSFAVGGVRPEVMGIGPVVAIPKALELAGITLEDVGLIELNEAFASQSLGVIRELGLNEDIVNVNGGAIALGHPLGCTGTKLTLSLLHEMKRRNAKYGVVSMCIGGGMGAAGVFELVEGGTGQ from the coding sequence ATGAAAGAAGCAGTAATCGTCGCTGGTGCGCGGACACCAGTCGGTAAAGCAAAAAAAGGGTCATTTAAAGCGATGCGTTCTGATGAACTCGCAGGAATCGCGATTAAGGAAACGTTGAAGCGTTCGAAATATGAGGGAACAATCGATGATGTCATTCTCGGTTGTGCCCTTCCGGAAGCAGAGCAAGGGATGAACATCGCCCGTTACGCGTCCGTTCTTGGCGGCTTGTCACACGAAGTACCGGCCATCACAATCAACCGCTACTGCTCGTCCGGTCTCCAATCGATCGCTGATGCGTCGATGAAAATCATGACCGGTCAAGCGACGGCAGTCATCGCCGGCGGTCTCGAGTCGATGAGTCAAATCCCGATGCCGGGACACGTCGTTCGTCCAAACCCGTCAATCGTCGAATCGGAACCTGAATATTATATGAGCATGGGGCATACAGCGGAGCAAGTCGCAGCAACGTATCACGTCTCACGTGAAGATCAAGATGCCTTTGCGCTGAAAAGTCATCAAAAAGCGGCAGCCGCGATTGCAGCCGGTAAGTTCACGGATGAAATCGTCCCCGTCACAGTGACGGAATACGTCGTCAACGATGACATGAAGGTCGAAGAAAAATCCTGGGTCGTCCAGCATGACGAAGGCGTCCGGGCCGATTCTTCAAAAGAAGGCTTAGCAAAACTCCGTCCGGTCTTCCGTCTCGGTGGCAGTGTCACAGCCGGTAACTCGTCACAAACATCAGACGGGGCAGCAGCCGTACTCGTGATGGAGCGTGAGGAAGCAGAGCGTCAAGGACTGCCGATTCTCGGGAAGTTCAAGTCGTTTGCCGTCGGCGGTGTCCGTCCGGAAGTCATGGGGATCGGACCAGTCGTCGCGATTCCGAAGGCACTCGAACTCGCAGGCATCACACTCGAAGACGTCGGCTTGATCGAATTGAACGAAGCGTTCGCTTCACAATCGCTCGGAGTCATCCGTGAGCTCGGTCTCAACGAAGACATCGTCAACGTCAACGGGGGAGCGATCGCACTCGGTCATCCACTCGGCTGTACGGGAACAAAACTGACATTATCACTCTTACATGAAATGAAACGCCGCAATGCGAAGTATGGTGTCGTCTCGATGTGTATTGGTGGCGGCATGGGTGCTGCTGGTGTATTCGAATTAGTTGAAGGAGGAACAGGACAATGA
- a CDS encoding 3-hydroxyacyl-CoA dehydrogenase/enoyl-CoA hydratase family protein, whose product MASQIGQPTTLKLTKHIQFAVIIGSGVMGAGIAAHLANAGIRTLMLDIVPKELTAQEEKQGLTLSDPAVRNRIARENRQKLLKQNPAPLASKKLIDLIEVGNLEDDLERLKEADWIVEVIVERLDVKQQLFATIEPFIREDAIVSSNTSGISIEAMREGRSASFNARFLGTHFFNPPRYLKLLELIPTTDTNPEVVRFMKQFAEERLGKGVVIAKDTPNFIGNRIGTYGLLVTMEEMKKGGYTIGEVDSVTGPLLGRPSSATFRTLDVVGIDTFVHVANNVYDLLPEGPEKDTFEVPAEMKRLVAEGSLGAKSGQGFYKKVGKQILELDVNSFEYVEKKALTEPSIGQAKALPGAKNKLKAVVFANDRVGALLWPIHAKTLLYSAQLTHEIADDIKAIDEAMKWGFGWKMGPFETWDALGVEKTVAKMKQDGYDVPAWVDEMLASGNTSFYNENGQHYDATSKTYVGSEQNPKEIRLRDVRKSNGVLLENNGARLLDVGDDVAVLEFTSKSNAIGVDIMQMIEQSIDLVEKNHRGLVIANDGKNFCVGANLAMMLMEAEDENWFELDWIINKFQQSIQKIRYSSSPVVAAPQGMTLGGGTEISLPAARLQAGLETYMGLVEVGVGLIPGGGGNVNTYRRLLENTPDGLVNLEKAAQKTFENVAMAKVSKSAFEARELGYVRSVDQISMNRDHLTYDAKQLVLELDRTGYTPPAKSLIPVVGRTGKATLELATREMFYGGYVSEHDLKIANKLAHVIAGGNVAFGTHVDEQYMLDLEREAFLSLIGEMKTQQRMQHMLVKGKPLRN is encoded by the coding sequence ATGGCGAGTCAGATCGGTCAGCCGACCACACTTAAATTGACGAAACATATTCAATTCGCCGTCATCATCGGTTCAGGGGTCATGGGTGCAGGCATCGCGGCACACCTCGCGAATGCGGGAATTCGGACATTGATGCTTGATATCGTACCAAAAGAACTTACGGCACAAGAAGAAAAACAAGGACTTACGTTATCGGACCCAGCCGTCCGAAACCGGATCGCGCGCGAAAATCGCCAAAAGTTGCTGAAACAAAATCCGGCGCCGCTCGCTTCAAAAAAATTGATTGACTTAATCGAAGTCGGAAATCTTGAAGACGACCTCGAACGCTTGAAGGAAGCGGACTGGATCGTCGAAGTCATCGTTGAACGTTTGGATGTCAAACAACAACTGTTTGCGACGATTGAACCGTTCATCCGTGAAGATGCGATCGTCAGCTCGAATACGTCAGGGATCTCGATCGAAGCGATGCGTGAAGGACGCTCGGCATCATTTAATGCACGTTTCCTTGGCACACACTTCTTTAATCCACCACGTTACCTCAAGCTACTTGAATTGATTCCGACGACGGACACGAATCCGGAAGTCGTCCGCTTTATGAAACAATTCGCGGAAGAGCGTCTTGGAAAAGGTGTCGTCATCGCGAAGGACACACCGAACTTCATCGGCAACCGGATCGGGACATATGGTCTGCTCGTGACGATGGAAGAGATGAAAAAAGGCGGTTATACGATCGGAGAAGTCGACTCCGTGACGGGACCGCTACTCGGTCGTCCGAGCTCGGCGACATTCCGGACGCTTGACGTCGTCGGAATCGACACGTTCGTCCATGTAGCGAACAACGTCTATGACCTGTTACCGGAAGGTCCTGAAAAAGATACGTTTGAAGTACCAGCAGAAATGAAGCGACTCGTCGCAGAAGGATCGCTCGGTGCTAAATCAGGACAAGGTTTCTATAAGAAAGTCGGGAAACAAATCCTTGAGCTTGATGTGAACTCATTTGAATACGTCGAAAAGAAAGCGCTTACTGAACCGTCAATCGGTCAGGCGAAAGCTCTTCCTGGCGCCAAAAATAAATTAAAAGCCGTTGTTTTTGCGAACGACCGTGTCGGTGCACTCCTCTGGCCGATCCATGCGAAGACATTGCTCTACTCGGCACAACTGACACATGAAATCGCGGATGACATCAAAGCAATCGATGAAGCGATGAAATGGGGCTTCGGTTGGAAGATGGGACCATTCGAGACATGGGACGCACTCGGTGTCGAAAAGACCGTCGCGAAAATGAAGCAGGATGGTTACGACGTCCCGGCATGGGTCGACGAGATGCTTGCGTCAGGCAACACAAGTTTCTACAACGAAAATGGTCAGCATTATGATGCGACGAGCAAAACGTATGTCGGCAGCGAACAGAATCCGAAAGAAATCCGCTTACGTGACGTCCGCAAGTCGAACGGCGTCTTGCTTGAAAACAACGGAGCCCGTTTACTCGATGTCGGAGATGACGTGGCCGTGCTTGAGTTTACGTCGAAGAGTAATGCGATCGGCGTCGACATCATGCAGATGATTGAACAATCAATCGACCTCGTCGAAAAAAATCACCGCGGACTCGTCATCGCAAACGATGGTAAAAACTTCTGTGTCGGTGCGAACCTCGCAATGATGCTGATGGAAGCAGAAGATGAAAACTGGTTCGAGCTCGACTGGATCATCAATAAATTCCAGCAATCGATTCAAAAAATTCGTTATTCGTCAAGTCCGGTCGTCGCAGCACCACAAGGGATGACGCTCGGTGGTGGAACGGAGATTTCCCTTCCGGCAGCCCGCTTGCAAGCAGGACTCGAGACTTATATGGGGCTCGTCGAAGTCGGTGTCGGCTTGATTCCAGGTGGTGGCGGAAACGTCAACACGTACCGTCGTTTACTTGAAAACACGCCGGACGGTTTAGTCAATCTCGAAAAAGCAGCACAAAAGACATTTGAAAACGTCGCGATGGCGAAAGTCTCGAAATCAGCGTTCGAAGCACGCGAACTTGGTTATGTCCGCTCTGTCGACCAGATTTCGATGAATCGCGATCACTTGACGTATGATGCGAAACAACTTGTCCTCGAGCTCGACCGGACAGGCTATACACCACCTGCTAAATCCTTGATTCCAGTCGTCGGACGGACAGGGAAAGCGACGCTTGAGCTGGCAACACGGGAAATGTTCTATGGCGGTTATGTCTCGGAGCATGACTTGAAGATCGCGAACAAGTTAGCGCATGTCATCGCGGGCGGAAACGTCGCGTTCGGTACACACGTCGATGAGCAATACATGCTCGACCTTGAGCGGGAAGCGTTCTTGAGCTTGATCGGTGAGATGAAAACACAACAACGGATGCAGCATATGCTTGTCAAAGGCAAGCCGCTTCGTAACTGA
- a CDS encoding class I SAM-dependent methyltransferase, translating into MKQTEQLWDQKATDWAERSDMMWTQGSRKTIIPFLKSVITAGKMLDLGCGDGAACRLLEDSFDMTGLDLSEEMIRIARDKSPTLDFVVGTGEALPFVDHAFDAVLAVNSLEWSTRPLTVLQEIERVAPLVIISLLGPTAAPRALAYRRLHGEDAPMGNTMMPWELVQLAEELGWTLLDEAVIQKEGAVLTGHRLLDQAHAFSCLFAFRTRN; encoded by the coding sequence ATGAAACAGACGGAACAACTGTGGGATCAGAAGGCAACGGACTGGGCGGAACGCTCGGACATGATGTGGACACAAGGGAGTCGTAAAACGATCATTCCTTTCCTAAAGTCGGTCATCACCGCTGGCAAGATGCTTGATTTAGGATGTGGCGACGGGGCAGCCTGTCGCTTGCTGGAGGATTCTTTTGACATGACGGGACTTGATTTATCAGAAGAAATGATTCGGATTGCCCGTGACAAATCACCGACCCTCGACTTTGTCGTCGGCACCGGTGAAGCGTTACCGTTTGTAGATCATGCGTTTGACGCCGTCCTCGCTGTCAATTCACTTGAGTGGTCGACGCGTCCGCTCACAGTCCTTCAGGAAATCGAGCGGGTTGCACCACTTGTCATCATCAGTTTACTCGGACCGACGGCGGCACCACGGGCTTTAGCCTATCGTCGGCTGCACGGGGAAGATGCACCGATGGGCAATACGATGATGCCGTGGGAACTCGTCCAACTGGCAGAAGAACTCGGCTGGACATTGCTTGACGAAGCCGTCATTCAAAAAGAAGGGGCTGTTTTGACCGGTCATCGGTTACTCGATCAAGCGCATGCGTTTTCGTGTTTGTTTGCCTTTCGGACACGAAATTAA
- a CDS encoding proline dehydrogenase family protein, with protein MERVLRDGFIFLSQNKTLNGLAKRYGLKFGAGRFVAGDSLEASKRAIQDLNAKGLCVTMDHLGEFISTGAEAEMMTQECIRAVEMIAEEKLDSQLSLKLTSLGLDISDQLIRSNMERILTRAKELGVFVTIDMEDEPRCEKTIQLFEELRQSFDNIGTVIQSYLYRSEDDIKRVGRFETNLRIVKGAYKEPATVAFPEKEDVDHNYIKLVKLQLSLGNYAAVATHDDAMIEQIIRYAKENGIGNDKFEFQMLYGIRVERQLELVKLGYKVRVYVPYGRDWYGYFMRRLAERPANVAFVLKGMVKG; from the coding sequence ATGGAACGAGTACTACGGGATGGTTTTATCTTCTTATCGCAGAATAAGACATTGAACGGATTAGCGAAACGGTATGGTCTGAAATTTGGGGCCGGTCGCTTCGTGGCGGGGGATTCACTCGAAGCGTCGAAACGGGCGATTCAAGATTTGAATGCAAAAGGATTGTGTGTGACGATGGATCACCTCGGTGAGTTCATCTCGACTGGAGCCGAAGCGGAGATGATGACGCAAGAATGTATCCGTGCCGTCGAAATGATTGCGGAAGAGAAATTAGACTCGCAACTTTCACTAAAGTTAACGTCACTTGGCCTTGATATTTCAGATCAATTAATTCGATCGAACATGGAACGGATATTGACACGGGCGAAAGAGCTCGGCGTATTCGTGACCATCGACATGGAAGATGAACCACGTTGTGAAAAAACGATTCAGTTGTTCGAAGAGTTGCGTCAGTCGTTTGATAACATTGGTACCGTCATTCAGTCTTACCTCTATCGTTCAGAAGACGACATCAAACGGGTCGGACGGTTTGAAACGAACCTCCGCATCGTCAAAGGGGCATACAAGGAGCCGGCGACGGTCGCCTTCCCGGAAAAAGAAGATGTCGACCACAACTACATCAAACTCGTAAAACTTCAATTGTCACTCGGAAATTATGCTGCGGTCGCAACGCATGACGACGCGATGATTGAACAAATCATTCGCTATGCGAAAGAAAATGGGATTGGAAATGATAAGTTCGAATTCCAGATGCTTTACGGCATCCGCGTCGAACGTCAGCTTGAGCTCGTGAAGCTCGGTTATAAAGTCCGTGTCTACGTCCCATATGGTCGTGACTGGTACGGCTACTTCATGCGTCGTTTAGCAGAACGTCCGGCAAACGTCGCGTTCGTCCTTAAAGGAATGGTCAAAGGGTAA